The sequence below is a genomic window from Cicer arietinum cultivar CDC Frontier isolate Library 1 chromosome 6, Cicar.CDCFrontier_v2.0, whole genome shotgun sequence.
AGATGCACTGCTCCTACAAAGTTTGCATAAAAAAGATGTCCATTTGGAAAGTTAACAGGAATATGAGTAATGTGTTTAATAGatgaaaaacaataaataaaagaacATACATGGTCATATGTTTTTGAGTCTAGAATCtaaacaaaggaaaaataagAGTACATACATGTTTTGAAATGTCTCAATGGTATGATTGTTCTTGTGACAATTGGTTAAAATCATAAATGGTTTGGATCGTTGACCATGTCCCATACTAGGATTGGAGTTTCTCTTACCAAAACCATTTGATACCGAATTAAAAGCAAACACATTTGAATTTGGAGCCGTAGAATTGGGGCACAAATGTTGTTGCATCATCAATGAATAAGTATTGTTAATTGGATGTAAAAAATCCATGAGAAGTATTTGAGTGCTAACATTTTGATAAGAATCATTCAAACCTTTCAAGAAACATATGACATATTCTTTATGCTTGAATTCATGAACAATGGTACTAAGATGACATGAACAAGAGTTTTTGCATGTGCAAGAATGAGTAGGTCTAAGATCTTCTAATTCATCACGTAATATCTTCATGTGAGTAAAATATTGAGATAAAGAGCACTCACCTTGTTTCATGGAATGCAGGTTGCGCTGGAGATCTGAGACACGAAAATGTTTTCCTTTGGTAAATCGATCTTGAAGATCGTTCTAAAGATCTATTGCATTATTAATACAAATCGTACTCTGAGAGATGTGCGCTGACAATGTGTGATTTATCCAAGAAAGAACCATACTATTACCTCGTTCCCAAAGCTCATAATCGGGATTGCTGTGAGGCGGTGATGAAAGTGTGTCGTTTATGGAAACAAGTGTTTTTCGCATCAATCTGCTCAAATTGTAATAGTTGTGATCATTAAGCGGTGATGCGACGAGGGTAGCGCCAAGATTCTCGTCGGGATGAAGATAATAGGGATTTATGGGGTTCTGAGAAGGATCGAGGGTTGGAGTTTCATTGTTAAGAGGAGGAATAGAGATGAAATCATGTTTTGAAgtattaaaatcaaaatcatgTATGGAAGCCATGGATTGGAAATTAAAGAAGGAGAAGGGAAAATGAGCTTTAGAAAAAAGAGAGTGGAAATCACCATTTCATTGATATCATATTAGTAAATTGTATACTATATAACCTCATTTTCCTTAATTCTTAATAGGAAGCAAGTACAGGAGTATATATGGCATTTGTTATATGCTATAACAGAATAACAACTATAACATACTAACAATCGAACTGTAATAgacttaattaattagttacaaTGTAAAGAGTAATCTAAGTATAGTCTAATACATCCAAAAATCCTTGAATCTTCAAACCTAGCGGTGAAAACCATAGATCAACAAAATCAAGTATATTATGCTAGTCTTTCTGGTCAAGCTATGATTTAGAAATAAACAAGTGTGTTGAGTCTTTGTGCCAAAATGTAGAAGATGGATCCACCTTTTTAAATATGGTGAGCGCACACTGATGAAGTGGTCATAGACATAAAAGAAAGGTCGATTGGAATCTGGGAAGGAGTAAACATAGGAACatgtatttttgaaagaaacatACATTCAATATGCCATGTCATTTGTGAGATTTCGTGAAAACTTTTATCTTGAGCATTTATCTCTTTGAAAATATGGAGGTCAAAATCACATTATTTAGAAAATTAGAGAACAAAAACTACATTTCAATCTTATGAATATTATGTTTGGTTATTTTGATTTCACGTTATTGTTTtgtttaataaagaaaaaataataatgatctATGTTATAGTAATTACATTAAGTATATACATGTGTATCTTATCCTAATTATATGATAAGTCTTCGTAATATCAATTTGAAGTtcaatgtgtttttttttttctcgggCTTAATcatagtttaatattttattttgtgtcatcaatattattataattatgtggttgttatttttatcttgtggAAATAGATATTTGAGACACAAGTCTAATTTATATTGGCATGTAACACTTTATAAATTTGTTcgcaaataaaatttattgttcaaatCAAAGAGCATGAACGAGAAGATGTTAATTTATGAAGGACTATTATAACTttgttgaataaattttatttaagaagACATAAGTTAGAACTACTTTTGTTATgggaaaatttaaaaattatataagttttgtttttatttattcaaaccttataatttatttattatattttgtcatttattcttataaattcataaaatatgtTGAAATCTTGAAAATCTTTGTGTTATAAATCTATTAAAAtcctatttataaaatatttgatctaattctttttttaaatcttacaaagagtttttttaaatttataattcttataaaatcttttaaaatttcaaaattttttgttttcGATATAGTCTTTTAAAATCTCCATTCCAATATATTCCTTATTTCTAACTTTATCTCTATTTTATATGTATGATTTTGGTTTTATTAATACATCTCTGACACATAATTCGTTTAGATTTTTCTTAATACACCTCACACAATTCGTTTAGATTTTTCTTAATTCGCATCACATGcctaattttatttgatttgatacatggatataaataataatagagtTGATGGATATATTTtgatatcatatatatttttatattggtCTAACTCATCTTTACAATATCAATTTTGTAAGAATGAATTAAACTCAATATAAAAATCTAGTatgatgtgtgattttgtaaaaataacttatatctaatataaaatatctaagCTAATACGGcacataatattttaaatttgaaaattttctataTTACAAAGAAAATGTACCTTTGGTATTctcaaaatttgaaagaaaataaatatgaatattgaGTCTACTATATATTAAGACTCAAGgtttaatgaattttaataaaagtCAAATCGTTTGAGAGAATTTAAATTCGAATCATGAATAAAGCAaacattaatcaaattttagttACCTCTCGATCGAAATTCTAAAGTCTATATATTATGTAAAAACccaaagattaattaaaaataatgtatagaCTAAAATTACAAGAAAACTTATTCCATGTAACCATAACAAATGTTATATAAGTTAGCTCATAAGAGAGCACTTATTTCAACAATCATATCAAACATCAAACATTTTTTAGCTACATATGTAATTATCACCACActgaaattaaaatcatatagcAGAAACACCCTGAACTTGAACTTTAGGAACCCAGATAAAATTATCAGCTGGAAAAAAGTGACACACAGAAGAAATTCCTGGAGTAAGACCAAGAACCTGAAAAGAAACATGACTATGCCCCCAATGAGAAGTATCCATGTGACAAACAACCATAGCTTCAACCTTATCACCATTATCACCAACAAGTGAGACTCTATATATCCTATTCTCACTTTCTTGACTATGGCAATAGAAAACAGCATAAGGGTATGGCATAGAGTGACAAGCTACCATCTTTGGAGctgaaatatttataatgttttCTAAGATAGGGTAGTTTTGGAAAGTGACACTTGATGATTTGGTTTCATGTGAAGTTGCATAAACTTTAAGATCATTTGATGACCCAAGAATGTTTTTAGTAAAATCAAGCATAGATTCTAATGAAGTTGCACAAAATTTGAGTTCTCCTTTGATGGGTTTGCTCTCACATTCTCTAAGGGTATCTACCATAGCTTTGGCTTGTGGAGAATCTTGAGAAAAAGAGAAGATTTTTAAAAGGGTTTGAAGTTTGTTCAATGAAAAGGGAATTGAATCAGCTTTTTCTTTTGGCCAAAACTTAGGGGAAGTTGAAGGGTCTCTCTTTGGAAAATAAATTTCCATTTTTTTCCCAACTTCTAAATCTTTTAAAGTGAAGAACACTTTAAGAGAAGGGTCCATGTGAATCATTAAATTGTGTTCATGATCTTTGTGTTCTGTTTCAACTAATTCTCTTGCTCTGATTCCATAAAAACTCTGCAAAAATTCAGTGAGGTTTGAAATTTAGAGAAAGGACATGTgaaacaacattgtattttattttatcaaaattaaaatatagaaataaagttcaaagaaagaagaaaaaaaaagccaTTAAGATCATACCGTGATTACTAGTAGATGAAGAAAAAGGATCCcagatataaaaaatttactcaTGTTTTTTCTTGCAAGTATTGAACAGAGACCTATATTCAATGAGTTATTAGTACTCACTAAtccaatatataatttttatgctTACATGTGTTGAGTAAAATTCTATTGGTTAATTCTATTGTATCTTGGATGTTTTATAGAAAttgtaaatcatttattttttagatgtttattaattaaattaatcaataaaaaataaatttaatatttaaattaattaactaactaaaaatatatttaaaaataaaatgattaacaaaCGACGtatagatatattattttaattttatgtttgttaTTGTGAATGTGAcataatatcacatatttaaCAAAATGATTGTTTACCTGTATTTCTTCCACATTCATATGACCTCAAATTTAGTAATAAAACAACAAACCACTTCATGAATAATGAATAATAGGACCTGGATGCGtttcttttagatttttttctgaaaaaatcTATGTCTTTaaatcaaaaactattttttgaaTGTTTAAACGGTGTTTAttctttctataaaaaaaaatttcgttaaaaaattatttttttgactaaaactgAAAAGTTAGTAGCTTTTTACATTTGTTTATATGATAGATGACAAAGAAAATtacacaaattttaatataattacctttatcaattttaaaatattttatttacagaCAAAATGATGAACTAAGACAATATTTGGTCCAATGGATGAACTAAGACAATATTGGGTTCAAACCACAATGCACACAACCACCAGACCATTCAATTCCTTATATTTTAAACATCATTTATTAAATCAATAAACAATACAAACTtccaatatattatattttagaaataacACTAACAATTATAAACATACAATTcttaaattaaagttttaataatatacCACGACTCTAGTACTTTgtcttttttaaagtttttacgtatatcttttataaatataaatatttatttttaatgttttttaacaTTATTTTCAGAACAACCCACAaccatgattttattttatttttcaaaaaatatcaaactctaagaagaaaaaaaaaggagacgaaactaataatttatgaaaaagGTTATTAAACTCTTATCaacaaatatacaaaatattgtCGATATGAAGACAAGAAATATCAAATTTAGCAAAAGTATCTACTACATGATTGATTTCACGCtagatttgagatattttaaagTGATTCAACTTTTCAAACACCTCATTTGTATGAGTGACAAACTCATAACGTAGATGTTTATTCGAGAAAATCTTTAGGATTAAGGACACCGCTACTTGAGAATCTGATCTGATATCAATCTTTTTGAGCCCTCTAGACAGAGTCAACtctaaattgttatatatagaTCAAAGTTTTGTCATCAAGATCGCACACACTTCTAATGCATAAGAGTATCCAAATATTAAAGTACTAGTGTGATCACGAAACACTACTCTACAAGTTGTCATTCCATTTGAGATTTGGATTAATCATCTGCATTAAGTGCCACCCAACCATCCTCTTGATAGTACCAAGCAAACCAATATTGAGGGGGAACCGACACACCTACAACACGAACATGAGTTAGTTGAGTATTCGATATAGAACTCACGCAGTACTTGGCTTAATGTCTATGCCACACATGATAGGAACAATATTAGAGAATATTATATCATTATGAGTCTTCCACACATTGTCTAGCACTGTAACAAATAAGATACTCTGGTCTAGGTTATTGTCTTCAACAAAACTCTTTTAAGTTATCCATAAGCCATCTATACAATTTTGCATTAAAAGATTCATTAGTGATATGCCCAACATCAGACACAAGTTGACAATCCTACAAAATATGAAAGATTGACTCGTTAGCATTGCCACAAACGATACACAGATCACTATTAGTCATATGACAACGATCCCGTCGAAGGTTTGTAAGCAAGCAACCACATACAATTTCCACATAAAGCATCTCAAGTGTTTAGGACCCGACCACATTCAAATCTATTGAAACATATCTTCCACCCCTATATTCTCTATATCTTTTATCACATAATAGTCTCCTTTGGAAGAAAACGACTAATTCGGATCCCCAGTCTAAATAACTATATCCTCACCCGCAAAAGAAATAGGTGCGGGCATAACACATATACGTTCAAGGACCTCAATCAAAATCAAAGAGGCAATAGACTGTAAATTCCACATACTCTTTTTGTTAACAAAGTTTACCATATTTTTCCATATCTTAGTATTCATAATCTAAACCTCTTTGAAATCCACAATGCGACACATCGATGAAACCCACGCCTCTGTCTAAAAGTTAGTATTTATAGACACacacattttatatatatagtaataattgagTAATTTATGATAAAGTTATTCTTCAATTCATCGGATCTTcactcaatatatatatatatatatatatatatatatatatatatatatataaaaaatatttttttatgtgaaaataaaaaaaaaatacttataaatcNNNNNNNNNNNNNNNNNNNNNNNNNNNNNNNNNNNNNNNNNNNNNNNNNNNNNNNNNNNNNNNNNNNNNNNNNNNNNNNNNNNNNNNNNNNNNNNNNNNNNNNNNNNNNNNNNNNNNNNNNNNNNNNNNNNNNNNcatttaattaaaatagatggttgagattaaaaaaattaaattaaatctccTTGGTCTATCATTTCTCCTAAAcctatttaatttaactttttatctTCTTCAACCCAATGTTGTGCCGCCAAATTAACCAGGTCTGCCACCGTGTATGTGTCGTGCATCGTTGCATCTGAACGGCTACATCGCCATCATCttatgtgtgtatatatatctCTCTATGTGTCTATGTGTTGTTAATCATTTTTGCTTCAGTTACTCGtttgataatttgtttcttACAATGAAAATTCCCCCAAGTCATTGTTTGTTTAGTTTGAGAATTTGTAATTAATTGTTTTGGTTTatcttttattctattttaaaattttcatttctcATCGTTTAACTTTTACTAAGATGAGGACAATACACCGAACTAAAacgaaatatatttataaaatatccaATATTTAATacgaaataaaacaaaaaaactaagataaaaaacaaaattcaataaatttgcaatgataaaaaaaattataggaatTTAAGGCAAAATTGTAatagttttgaattttaaaatttaaatgttaagtAAAAATTTCTGTTTGAAGATTATCATATAATATCATACTATGAAACTTAAATACTAAACAtgttaacttaaaaaattaagaatgtgTGCATATAAATATGCaacaaaaaagttataaataagCTAAACAAGACCCGTAAAATCTCAACTAATactctttattttaaatatacgtACAAacgattaatttaaattttaagagaaatacaacaatttttgttgaatgaaatttatttatatttaaagttaaaGTTATAATGGAAGAAAATTTAgtacttattttatttcaaactagtttaaataaaataaaggctAACCACTCATATTTTACCTAAAAACAAACTCAAGATTTGATGGGATCGACTTGATTATGCACCTAGAtttgtttttacttaattatgCACCTAGAtttgtttttacttaattatgCACCTAGATTTGTTTTTACTCAATTATGCACATTAAACCTAATCTCTAACCACTGCCGATTTGGTTGCGATTTGGTCGtgaaatatatgaattattattgCCCCCTATTGCATATTTTAAAGCAAGGATAATATAAAGATATCACATCATTAATATGACATTTCAactatattattatttcaaattaattatttaatattattgaacaaaacaataaaataaaatacaagaaACATAAAAGATTGTACCAAAATTCAATATAACAATTTTAAGGGATATAAACTATTCTCTCATGAAAAACTTTATCAGaaaaaacatagaaaaataaaatctcattaaaaaatttatcagaAAAAACATGGAGGAATAAAATcacagtaaaaaaaatatgaatcaatAAAATCTATATTCAAAAAGATTATTTATGATTCTATTCAAAACAtcgaaaataatagaaaaaaaatatgtcatcaatatttgttaataatataaaacctCAAATTACCTATCATATTTGCagattaattatcatctttttCTAAAAGACAAATGAATAAAGTTATGATTCTTAGAAGTCCCCATAATTATATTAAGTATTGTCGTACAACATGTTTAATAACTgcttagttatatatttttatctaatcACTGCTTAGTTATATAATAGCCCATACTTGGATTAttcagttttgtttttttgtgatATTTATTCAGATATTTTTATCTTGTTGTTAATGTTTATTTTGTATGTCTTCTTCTAATggtggtatatatatatatattatgatgaattattttattcaattccTGATTTGATTCCTCAATTCCTGATTTGATTCTTTATAAGGATTTTAAAAATCTGAAACTCAACAGGTTTTCACACAAAAAATGGTCCAAAAATATCaaatgaaaattgattttgtttggttTTCATTTGGTTTTAGATCTTTAGTTtaatataataacataaaaacatatttttaagagattaatttatatgtattaacagtataaaatattttatacatatatCTAATTAAGTTACACCATAGTACCAATTTCTTAGGTTAGTTCATCAAATATAACAATTAGATACATGtataaaaaagttttacaatatataatttttatgcatgcatatatgatgtgtacaaattaaattatatttttaataaatattttaatattttaaaaaatttatagaatgTGTTTaggttaattaatttttttataaaatatatatatatatatatttaaaaattataaacggTGAAATGATCTCCACACAAACATTCTATTTAGTccaattcattttaaaaaaattcacatcaTAAAAAATTGTGGTCAAAATTAAGATTTAGGTAAgtcttaatattttaaaattataaaactaaaattaaaaaaataaaaatgaagagacGGGTTTTAAGCTAAAAATATAATACGACGATATCACTATTAAATTACAAAGAAAAAGGGCTACATATAGCAACCCAAAGCTACCAACCAAAGGTGACACAGctattatacaataataataataataataataataataataataataataataataataataataataataataataataataataataataataataataataataacaataataataataataataataataattattattattattattattattattattacaatattatttctattttatttattttttataatgttaaataaatgtttgagtgttgatcaaatatttttcataatataataataataacaagaaAGCAGAACGACTAAACATTTATTGGCATTTGAAGAGTAGGACAAGACAACATCAACTCCTCCAGCGAAACAACATATCTgcattctaaaaataaaatattgcaaGAAATCATTTCCCCAATCTTAGCATGATAGTATATTAGtatatgtttttgtttgttattaaGCAAGAGTTAAATAATCTTCTTTTTAAAAAACGTGCATACCAAATACTAGCATTCATCCGTATTTGATATTTCCATATAAAAAAAACGAAGTgggccttttttttttacattgaaaaTACCTGCTTCTGTTTTACATATTTGGTCTTTTCCCTTctgttttttttaagataatataaaattcaatcgaaaaataactaaaatataatcaataatttttttaattaagatttaaatttaaatactcgATGGAACTTCAGAATctgattttttctattttatattgtttgtaATAGTTGTCATTAGACGTAGAAACAAATTAGGTTAATAGAGCTCACGACTTGAGTCGAGTGGTCGAACAATTTAAGGATTAATTTTCTAAGTTTGACTTGTGGTCAATCTTAAACTACATTTTAGGCATGAGTTTAGCATTGAGGAAAATATAGTTTGATCTCTAGGCTTACTTAAAAatctatttcattttaacatctttaaataagtaataagacgtatctttaaataaactaacGAACtaatatgtcaataaaattaaattttattttaacatttaacataatattttaaagaatttgacTTTATATGACATCCtacttcaattctattttataataatacattttaatatgtaaaaaactaaataagataatatactaataaaaagatcaaaatttaatataataattacagtagtaataaaaaaatgctAATAAGtttaatatctaataaaaatatcaaaatttaatataataattagtgtaataatagaaaaaaatattatttgtatttatttaagtatGTCGGCTTGATAGGCCTAAAATGCTTTGTATGTGGCTTATAACATGATTATAGTCTTTCTTGATCATAGAAAGAACGGTCAACAAGTCAACTTCACGAGCCAATTAAATATCATCGCAAAAAGCTCACATTTCAGAAAATAAGGAGCTATTGAATGTTACTTTGCAGTATAAACTACATATGATTTTGCCATTATGGTCGCGAATGATTCCCTCACAAGCTGATGAGCCATCAATATAAGTGTAAACATCATCAACGTTCATCTTCATAACCCCATTGGGGTTTAAtcc
It includes:
- the LOC101495268 gene encoding BURP domain protein USPL1-like, which encodes MSKFFISGILFLHLLVITSFYGIRARELVETEHKDHEHNLMIHMDPSLKVFFTLKDLEVGKKMEIYFPKRDPSTSPKFWPKEKADSIPFSLNKLQTLLKIFSFSQDSPQAKAMVDTLRECESKPIKGELKFCATSLESMLDFTKNILGSSNDLKVYATSHETKSSSVTFQNYPILENIINISAPKMVACHSMPYPYAVFYCHSQESENRIYRVSLVGDNGDKVEAMVVCHMDTSHWGHSHVSFQVLGLTPGISSVCHFFPADNFIWVPKVQVQGVSAI